The following proteins come from a genomic window of Proteinivorax hydrogeniformans:
- a CDS encoding MATE family efflux transporter produces MKENKNREKILKGNIKKVLISLALPIILGNAIQTIYQVVDMYWVSRLADGDNAVAAVNFVWPMIFVSIAFGIGMNIAGTSIISQFVGLNKEKEAQKVAGQLVSFSLLFSLALGIFGAVFGKQILIWMGAEGAILQHGWDFVSIIFAGMPTMFVFFAFQSIKQGQGDTVTPMILAGGSVVLNIILDPIFMFTLNMGVAGAAWATVVSRALNSIAGIYLLFFTDNGIKLKVADLKFNKKVLQKIVKVGLPSALGHSVEGIGFMVLNIFVLGFGASTIAAFGIGNKINSLILMPAMGIGQALAAVVGQNLGADQIDRASQAVKESIKLSVTILAVGGIILFLLAPQIVGIFTSDEVVLEQGTFYLQLITLSIPLMGIFQSFVGVFQGSGHTMTAMMITTGRLWALRIPLILFLRNFPALGERAVWYAMVGSNFIICIIAFGLYLIGHWKEKIVDEEEDYVEDLEVKLAE; encoded by the coding sequence ATGAAAGAAAATAAAAATCGAGAAAAAATATTAAAAGGAAACATTAAAAAAGTGCTAATTAGTTTAGCTTTACCTATAATATTAGGGAATGCTATACAAACAATATATCAAGTAGTTGATATGTACTGGGTTAGCAGGCTAGCAGATGGAGATAATGCTGTAGCGGCAGTCAATTTTGTTTGGCCAATGATCTTTGTTTCGATAGCTTTTGGTATTGGAATGAATATCGCAGGAACAAGTATAATATCACAGTTTGTCGGCCTTAACAAAGAAAAGGAAGCACAAAAGGTTGCAGGGCAACTAGTGTCATTTTCTTTGTTATTTTCACTAGCGTTAGGTATCTTTGGAGCTGTATTTGGAAAACAAATTCTCATATGGATGGGTGCTGAAGGGGCAATCTTACAGCATGGTTGGGATTTTGTTAGTATCATCTTTGCCGGTATGCCTACGATGTTTGTATTTTTTGCTTTTCAGTCTATAAAGCAAGGGCAGGGCGATACGGTTACCCCTATGATTTTAGCAGGTGGATCGGTGGTTTTAAACATAATTTTAGACCCCATTTTCATGTTTACCCTCAATATGGGTGTGGCAGGTGCTGCATGGGCCACTGTAGTCTCTCGAGCCTTAAACAGTATTGCAGGGATATACCTGTTGTTTTTTACTGATAATGGCATAAAACTAAAAGTAGCTGACTTAAAATTTAATAAAAAGGTGTTACAAAAGATTGTAAAAGTAGGGCTACCTTCTGCCCTAGGTCACTCCGTAGAGGGGATTGGATTTATGGTATTAAATATTTTTGTTCTGGGATTTGGAGCTAGTACAATAGCGGCATTTGGAATAGGTAACAAGATTAACTCCCTTATTTTAATGCCTGCAATGGGGATTGGCCAAGCGCTAGCAGCAGTAGTAGGACAAAATTTAGGCGCTGACCAAATAGATAGAGCTTCGCAAGCAGTTAAGGAGAGCATAAAGTTATCGGTAACTATTCTAGCGGTGGGTGGGATAATCTTATTTTTATTGGCCCCGCAAATTGTTGGTATTTTTACTTCAGACGAAGTAGTGTTAGAGCAAGGAACATTTTATTTACAGCTTATAACATTATCTATACCCTTAATGGGCATTTTTCAATCATTTGTTGGCGTGTTTCAGGGTTCTGGTCATACAATGACTGCGATGATGATAACAACTGGGAGATTATGGGCTCTTAGGATTCCCCTGATTTTGTTTTTGAGAAATTTCCCTGCCTTAGGTGAAAGAGCCGTTTGGTACGCAATGGTTGGTAGTAACTTCATTATTTGTATTATAGCTTTTGGATTATACTTAATAGGGCATTGGAAGGAAAAAATAGTTGATGAAGAAGAAGACTATGTAGAGGATTTAGAGGTTAAATTAGCAGAATAG
- a CDS encoding aspartate-semialdehyde dehydrogenase translates to MGKSVAIVGATGAVGRTMAKVIEEKNLNITKIGLFASKRSIGKKINIGSNEIIVEKTEIDKVSKYDYCLLAVDSKLSQKLAPELIKKGTIVIDNSSAFRLDHQVPLVVPEVNPQKAYNHKGIISNPNCSTIQMVLSLYPIHSISPIQRVVVSTYQSASGAGQKAVDELKNCTENVLNGVKCQNEAFIHPIAFSAIPHIDSFDPSGYTKEELKMSNETQKIMNSQIKVSATCVRIPTINCHCESINIQTKNKVTVTDALKAYEKFPSVKVWDNPKENIYPLPPNVDGYDDVFIGRIRQDKTIENGLNIWSVADNLRKGAATNAVQILELLI, encoded by the coding sequence TTGGGTAAGAGCGTAGCTATCGTTGGAGCTACAGGTGCTGTAGGTAGAACCATGGCAAAAGTTATAGAGGAAAAGAATTTAAACATTACTAAGATAGGGTTGTTTGCCTCTAAAAGATCTATTGGCAAAAAAATTAATATTGGCAGTAATGAGATCATTGTAGAGAAAACAGAAATTGACAAAGTTTCTAAGTATGATTATTGCTTATTAGCTGTCGATTCAAAACTTAGTCAAAAGTTAGCCCCTGAGCTAATAAAAAAAGGTACTATAGTGATAGACAATAGCTCTGCTTTCCGTCTAGATCATCAGGTACCTTTAGTTGTCCCTGAAGTAAACCCCCAAAAAGCTTATAACCACAAAGGTATTATATCCAATCCCAATTGTTCTACTATTCAAATGGTGTTGTCTTTATATCCGATACACTCCATTTCCCCCATACAGAGAGTTGTGGTAAGCACATACCAAAGCGCCTCCGGCGCGGGACAAAAGGCAGTGGATGAACTAAAAAACTGTACAGAAAACGTCCTTAATGGAGTTAAGTGTCAAAATGAAGCTTTTATTCACCCTATAGCTTTTAGTGCCATTCCACACATCGACTCATTTGATCCAAGCGGATACACAAAAGAGGAGCTGAAAATGAGCAACGAAACACAAAAAATTATGAACTCCCAAATCAAAGTGTCTGCCACCTGCGTTAGGATTCCTACAATTAACTGTCATTGCGAGTCTATAAATATTCAAACAAAGAATAAAGTTACCGTAACTGATGCTCTTAAGGCATATGAAAAATTTCCATCGGTTAAGGTATGGGATAATCCAAAAGAAAATATATATCCCCTCCCCCCAAACGTTGACGGTTATGATGATGTTTTTATAGGAAGAATTCGGCAGGATAAAACTATAGAAAATGGCCTTAATATTTGGTCAGTGGCTGACAACCTGAGAAAAGGTGCAGCCACAAACGCAGTTCAAATATTAGAGCTTTTAATCTAA
- a CDS encoding class I SAM-dependent methyltransferase, producing the protein MHLTARLKTVAKLAGQCEVLADIGTDHCHVPIYLLTRGEISKAVASDINEGPLQAAKDTVQRYGFLKEVSIRLGNGMESLKESDNVDAVVIAGMGGETICSILDNKPAFLDNSCRYILQPMTDVPLVRKWLCQHGHEVIDEDIAKEGNRYYKVLTAQKKPQVDGLTEVELEFGPKLLKKKHPLLKEYINKRRIKNKEVLSNIQKSANQKIKETKTVELIKERKLIEEVLKWL; encoded by the coding sequence ATGCATTTAACAGCGCGTTTAAAAACTGTAGCTAAATTAGCTGGTCAATGCGAAGTTTTAGCTGATATAGGCACTGATCACTGCCATGTTCCGATATATCTTTTAACAAGAGGGGAAATTTCCAAGGCTGTCGCCTCTGACATAAATGAAGGTCCGTTACAGGCTGCCAAGGATACTGTGCAAAGGTACGGTTTTTTAAAGGAAGTATCGATAAGGTTAGGGAATGGGATGGAAAGCCTTAAAGAGTCTGATAACGTGGATGCAGTTGTAATAGCAGGCATGGGTGGAGAGACAATCTGCAGTATATTGGACAATAAACCTGCTTTTTTAGACAACAGTTGTCGATATATACTACAGCCAATGACCGATGTCCCGTTAGTTAGGAAATGGCTATGCCAACATGGCCATGAAGTTATAGACGAAGATATTGCTAAAGAAGGTAATCGTTATTATAAAGTTTTGACGGCCCAAAAAAAACCGCAAGTTGATGGTTTAACAGAGGTTGAACTTGAGTTTGGACCTAAACTTTTGAAAAAAAAGCATCCTTTATTAAAGGAATACATAAATAAAAGGAGAATAAAAAATAAAGAAGTGCTTTCAAACATACAAAAAAGTGCAAATCAAAAAATAAAAGAAACTAAAACTGTAGAGTTGATCAAAGAACGTAAACTAATAGAGGAGGTGTTAAAATGGCTTTAG
- a CDS encoding ferritin: MLSEKLQNELNEQIKHEFFSAHYYLAMAAYCEGEDLEGFANFFKVQAEEERFHAMKFFDFVNELGGNVTITGFDNPKTDFNSLEEVFQDALEHERFVTKLIHKLMDIANEERHYPSISFLQWFVDEQVEEEASMDSLLSKIKRVGENSHGIYMLDEELAKRTFTPPAE; this comes from the coding sequence ATGTTATCAGAAAAACTACAAAATGAATTAAATGAACAAATTAAGCATGAGTTCTTCTCAGCCCATTATTATTTAGCTATGGCAGCATATTGTGAAGGTGAGGATTTAGAAGGATTTGCTAACTTCTTTAAGGTACAAGCCGAAGAGGAGCGCTTTCACGCAATGAAGTTTTTCGACTTTGTAAATGAGCTTGGAGGAAATGTCACGATAACTGGATTTGACAATCCAAAGACAGACTTTAATTCTTTAGAGGAAGTATTTCAAGATGCTTTAGAGCATGAGCGCTTTGTAACTAAGCTTATACATAAGTTAATGGATATAGCTAACGAGGAAAGGCATTATCCTTCCATTAGCTTTTTACAATGGTTTGTAGATGAGCAAGTAGAAGAGGAAGCCTCAATGGACTCCTTACTATCAAAAATAAAAAGAGTAGGCGAAAATAGTCACGGTATATATATGCTTGATGAAGAGTTAGCTAAAAGGACATTTACACCACCAGCAGAATAG
- a CDS encoding PLP-dependent aminotransferase family protein translates to MKDFYLSFDESSPKYLQLTKHIKELITSGKLTNHYRLPSIRRLSQHLKVSTSTIVQCYNNLENDGFVYKKVGGGTYVIGDNNKSMLKEDFSDISLESKVPYDFASASPSPVFFPVKTFKELLNRVLDRDGGYAFNYQEQGGYLPLRQSLTSMLTNYKIYVTAQEVSIITGGQQGVDIIAKALLEKNDYVVVEKPSYPGAIASFNSRSANIIEVPIRQKGIDLIQLEKVLAQYKPKLMYLMPDFQSPTGYQYDLKSRKKVIELANKYNTYIVEDDHFSDLNYTSNSLPPLKSLDTMDKVIFVKSFSKAFMPGLRLALMIPPSSLHNQLNEVKQHTDISTSGLVQRAFDLFLREGLWDVHIKSTKQIYARRFSTALKMLERTLPWEVPFTHPTGGLCIWVSLPHNYNSQTLYYEALKKGVAILPGHRFYFSQNQHNTFRLSFTSVTEQEIAEGTKLLGDTVKQFLTDYRDLGHLKHPKSKFF, encoded by the coding sequence ATGAAAGACTTTTATTTAAGTTTTGATGAATCTAGTCCCAAATATCTACAGTTAACTAAACATATAAAAGAACTTATTACTTCAGGAAAACTTACAAATCACTATCGTCTTCCCTCTATTAGAAGGTTATCACAACATTTAAAGGTAAGTACCAGTACCATAGTGCAATGCTACAATAATTTAGAAAACGACGGATTTGTATATAAAAAAGTAGGCGGAGGCACCTATGTAATAGGAGATAACAACAAAAGCATGCTTAAAGAAGACTTTTCCGATATATCGCTAGAAAGCAAAGTTCCATACGATTTTGCTTCTGCCTCCCCCTCTCCTGTTTTTTTTCCGGTCAAAACCTTTAAAGAACTGTTGAACCGAGTGTTAGATAGAGATGGCGGATATGCCTTTAATTATCAAGAACAAGGTGGCTATCTTCCGTTAAGGCAAAGTTTAACATCTATGCTAACAAACTATAAAATATATGTGACAGCACAAGAGGTCAGCATTATCACCGGTGGGCAGCAAGGGGTTGATATTATTGCTAAGGCGCTTTTAGAAAAGAATGATTACGTCGTTGTGGAAAAACCTTCTTATCCTGGCGCAATTGCTTCTTTTAATTCGCGAAGTGCCAACATTATAGAAGTGCCCATCCGTCAAAAAGGAATAGATCTGATACAGTTAGAGAAAGTTTTAGCTCAATATAAACCAAAATTAATGTATCTAATGCCAGATTTTCAGAGCCCGACAGGTTATCAATACGACCTTAAATCTCGGAAAAAAGTAATCGAACTTGCAAATAAATATAACACTTATATAGTGGAAGATGATCATTTTAGCGACTTAAATTATACCTCTAACTCACTTCCACCTCTCAAGTCCTTAGATACTATGGACAAAGTTATTTTTGTTAAAAGTTTCTCTAAGGCATTTATGCCAGGCCTTCGTCTTGCCTTAATGATCCCCCCATCCTCTTTGCACAATCAATTAAATGAGGTAAAACAGCACACTGATATTTCTACCTCCGGTTTAGTACAGAGAGCCTTTGATTTATTTTTAAGGGAAGGCCTGTGGGATGTACACATTAAAAGCACAAAACAAATATACGCTCGAAGGTTTTCCACTGCACTAAAGATGCTTGAAAGAACTCTGCCATGGGAGGTCCCCTTTACACATCCGACAGGCGGACTATGCATTTGGGTTTCTCTTCCCCATAACTACAACAGCCAAACGCTTTATTACGAAGCGTTGAAAAAGGGTGTGGCGATATTACCTGGACACCGTTTTTATTTTAGCCAAAACCAGCACAATACCTTTCGCTTAAGTTTTACTTCTGTTACTGAGCAGGAAATTGCAGAAGGCACAAAATTATTAGGCGATACTGTGAAACAGTTTTTAACCGATTACAGAGACTTAGGTCATTTAAAGCACCCTAAAAGTAAATTTTTTTAG
- a CDS encoding permease, giving the protein MFILDALNGMWLLMMATGFWFVIGLTIAGFIYAFLPQSVLEKLLGGKGLKPIFLAILLGFLIPVCSCGIIPIGVVFYKRGVKIGPVLTLCVLGPAINPAAIGLAYSSFGLFMTLAYLSTVAVGALCLGIVANLVVNVKIVGGRKKETCGCCSHKSQGKIAKGFRWAFDELAVDLAPALVYGLFVAGVIMATVPESLIFNLLGNSKGVAYPISAVIGSSIFICNIASIPLVSSLLGQGAMPGIGIILLIMGPATNISQLFLLHRAFGKLSTILYVSILSVVSVLGAIFWDLRLEDVQQLAALGGGEHGSKVWGYILIVILIRSLLKTGHKH; this is encoded by the coding sequence ATGTTTATATTAGATGCTCTTAATGGAATGTGGCTATTGATGATGGCAACCGGTTTTTGGTTTGTAATAGGCCTTACTATAGCAGGATTTATTTATGCTTTTTTACCTCAATCTGTGCTGGAAAAATTGCTAGGTGGCAAGGGGTTAAAACCTATTTTTTTAGCTATACTACTCGGTTTTTTAATTCCTGTTTGTTCTTGTGGTATAATCCCAATTGGCGTGGTATTTTATAAAAGAGGCGTCAAAATTGGACCGGTTCTAACCTTATGTGTACTTGGCCCTGCTATAAACCCAGCTGCCATAGGCCTTGCCTATTCAAGCTTTGGCCTTTTTATGACCCTCGCTTATTTAAGTACAGTTGCGGTTGGGGCACTTTGTCTTGGTATTGTTGCTAACCTAGTGGTCAACGTTAAAATAGTAGGAGGGCGGAAAAAAGAAACATGTGGTTGTTGTTCACATAAAAGCCAAGGAAAAATTGCTAAAGGTTTTAGGTGGGCCTTTGATGAACTGGCAGTGGACTTAGCTCCAGCTTTAGTTTATGGTCTTTTTGTTGCAGGGGTTATAATGGCTACTGTACCTGAAAGTCTAATATTCAACCTGCTAGGTAACAGCAAAGGGGTTGCTTACCCAATTTCAGCTGTAATAGGATCTTCTATATTTATATGTAATATTGCCAGTATACCGTTAGTGTCAAGTTTGTTAGGGCAAGGGGCTATGCCGGGAATCGGCATAATTTTGTTGATAATGGGACCGGCAACAAATATTAGCCAGCTTTTTTTATTACATAGAGCTTTTGGTAAGTTGAGCACTATTTTATATGTTTCTATACTTTCCGTGGTTTCTGTTTTAGGTGCTATTTTCTGGGATTTAAGATTGGAAGATGTGCAACAGCTTGCTGCATTAGGTGGGGGTGAACATGGCTCAAAAGTGTGGGGGTACATATTAATTGTAATTCTAATTAGATCTTTATTGAAAACAGGGCATAAGCATTAA
- a CDS encoding DUF896 domain-containing protein, which produces MLSREKILRINELAKKKKTEGLTPAEAKEQQKLRAEYISAVKGRVNDTIKNTKFVDEKGNEVKVTKRKKNGQSCGCGCGHH; this is translated from the coding sequence ATGTTATCAAGGGAAAAAATCCTTCGCATTAACGAGCTAGCCAAAAAGAAAAAAACTGAAGGTTTAACACCTGCAGAGGCAAAAGAACAACAAAAATTAAGAGCAGAATACATATCTGCTGTTAAAGGCAGAGTAAATGATACAATTAAAAATACTAAGTTCGTCGATGAGAAAGGTAATGAAGTTAAAGTTACTAAGCGCAAAAAAAACGGTCAATCCTGCGGGTGCGGTTGCGGACATCATTAA
- a CDS encoding deoxyguanosinetriphosphate triphosphohydrolase has protein sequence MTIRQMLEAKEKSTLNKYACLSSETLGREQEENLCDIRTNFQMDRDRILHSKSFRRLKHKTQVFISPESDHFRTRLTHTLEVAQIARTMAKALELNEDLTEAIALGHDLGHTPFGHAGEDALNSVTPFGFAHNLQSIRVVCKLEGDNGLNLSKEVLDGIKNHTGPISPFTLEGQLVKLADRIAYINHDIEDAITANIISADDLPFKSLKVLGCSKSDRIDTLVKDIIICSKEQQQISQTPVVKESMDELREFLFDSVYLNSPAKTQEYKAKNMIIQLYHLFLQNPQKMESKDHADANELGDVERKVCDYIAGMTDRYIVSTYKQHFIPRGWSRNL, from the coding sequence ATGACAATAAGACAGATGTTAGAAGCTAAAGAAAAATCAACTCTTAACAAGTATGCTTGCCTTAGCTCAGAAACACTAGGTAGAGAACAAGAAGAGAACTTATGCGATATAAGAACTAATTTTCAAATGGACAGAGATAGAATTTTACACTCTAAATCATTTAGACGCTTAAAGCATAAAACTCAGGTCTTTATATCCCCAGAAAGCGACCATTTTAGAACAAGGTTAACTCATACTTTAGAAGTTGCTCAGATTGCTAGAACTATGGCAAAGGCTTTAGAATTAAATGAAGACTTAACAGAAGCGATAGCCTTAGGACACGACCTTGGGCATACGCCATTTGGCCATGCTGGAGAAGATGCGTTAAATAGCGTTACACCTTTTGGTTTTGCCCACAATCTGCAAAGCATTCGAGTTGTCTGCAAATTAGAGGGGGATAACGGACTTAATTTATCTAAAGAAGTCCTAGATGGTATTAAAAATCATACTGGACCAATTTCTCCATTTACCTTAGAGGGACAATTGGTAAAGCTAGCTGATAGAATTGCATATATAAACCACGATATAGAAGATGCAATAACTGCTAACATCATAAGTGCAGATGATCTACCGTTTAAATCATTAAAGGTATTAGGCTGTAGCAAAAGTGATAGAATTGATACTTTAGTTAAAGACATAATCATTTGTAGTAAAGAACAGCAACAAATTAGCCAAACTCCTGTTGTTAAAGAGTCCATGGATGAGCTCAGAGAATTTTTGTTTGACAGTGTTTACTTAAACTCACCTGCAAAAACTCAGGAGTATAAAGCTAAAAACATGATAATTCAATTATACCATTTATTTTTACAAAATCCACAAAAAATGGAGAGCAAAGATCACGCCGATGCTAATGAATTAGGAGATGTTGAACGAAAGGTATGCGACTACATCGCAGGTATGACCGACCGCTATATAGTCTCTACTTACAAACAACATTTTATCCCAAGAGGCTGGTCTCGCAACTTGTAA
- a CDS encoding Nif3-like dinuclear metal center hexameric protein, which produces MALAIAEITKELESIAPKSLAYFSKDNNGLLVGDSSQKVNKVMVTLDITEDIMEYAIKSKCDLIISHHPIIFGGIDKIDTKSKTGRIIIKAIQNNISIYAAHTNLDVAWGGVNDSLAKKLGLKVTGVLDKIEASKYYKVVVFVPLDYKEKVLDAMAQQGAGNIGDYSHCTFTTLGEGTFKPLEGSNPFLGETGNLETVKEVKIESIVSSDRLGGVLSGMKNAHPYEEVAYDVLPLQNNPDVYGLGRTTVLEAPITSIELANHVKKELNCTAVKFFGDKGKKVSKVAVLGGSGGSLIKKAKKLNCHAIITSDVDYHQGQLADELDICIIDPGHYHTEVVIVEDIAQKLNKVFSGKVDFQTALNNCPYSYI; this is translated from the coding sequence ATGGCTTTAGCAATAGCTGAAATTACAAAAGAATTAGAAAGTATAGCACCTAAAAGTTTAGCGTACTTTTCTAAGGATAATAATGGACTGTTAGTTGGAGATAGTAGTCAAAAAGTCAATAAAGTGATGGTAACATTAGACATAACAGAAGATATTATGGAGTATGCAATAAAAAGTAAGTGTGATCTTATCATAAGTCATCACCCAATAATCTTTGGCGGAATTGATAAGATAGATACAAAATCTAAGACAGGAAGAATTATTATTAAAGCTATCCAAAATAATATATCAATTTATGCCGCCCATACTAACCTTGACGTAGCTTGGGGCGGGGTTAATGATAGCTTGGCCAAGAAGTTAGGCTTAAAAGTAACTGGTGTTTTAGATAAAATAGAGGCATCAAAATACTACAAGGTTGTCGTATTTGTTCCCTTAGATTATAAGGAAAAGGTCCTAGATGCTATGGCGCAGCAGGGAGCAGGAAACATTGGTGATTACAGCCACTGCACTTTTACCACGTTAGGTGAGGGAACCTTTAAGCCATTAGAAGGATCTAACCCTTTTTTAGGGGAGACTGGCAATTTAGAAACAGTTAAAGAAGTAAAGATAGAGTCTATAGTGTCTTCTGACAGGTTAGGTGGGGTCCTTTCTGGCATGAAAAATGCGCATCCATACGAAGAAGTAGCATATGATGTCTTACCACTTCAAAACAACCCAGACGTTTATGGACTGGGACGAACAACTGTATTAGAAGCGCCCATTACTTCTATAGAGCTCGCTAACCATGTGAAGAAAGAGCTTAACTGTACTGCTGTCAAATTTTTTGGCGATAAAGGAAAAAAAGTTTCAAAAGTAGCTGTTTTAGGTGGTAGTGGGGGTTCTTTAATAAAAAAAGCTAAAAAGTTAAATTGCCATGCTATTATTACCTCTGACGTAGATTATCACCAGGGGCAGCTAGCTGATGAGTTGGATATCTGCATTATAGATCCCGGTCACTATCACACAGAAGTAGTTATAGTGGAAGACATTGCTCAAAAATTGAATAAGGTGTTTTCAGGTAAGGTTGACTTTCAAACAGCTTTAAATAACTGTCCTTATAGTTATATATAG
- the rpoD gene encoding RNA polymerase sigma factor RpoD — protein sequence MAKKDKKLSEIKQELLERGKKRGILTYKDIMDYLQGFDLTSEQIDEYYEKIIAMGIEIVDDVDEEDISELAMQTAEKEDDTEKEAEDIDLEVSLPEGISVSDPVRMYLKEIGRVPLLSGQEEIELAKRMEQNDEEAKRLLVEANLRLVVSIAKRYVGRGMLFLDLIQEGNLGLIKAVEKFDYRKGYKFSTYATWWIRQAITRAIADQARTIRIPVHMVETINKLIRVSRQLVQDKGKEPTPEEIGKEMGLEPERVREILKIAQEPVSLETPIGEEDDSHLGDFIEDQDAKAPADVAAFELLKGQLEDVLDTLTDREESVLRLRFGIDDGKPRTLEEVGQVFGVTRERIRQIEAKALRKLRHPSRSKRLKDYLE from the coding sequence TTGGCTAAAAAGGATAAAAAGTTATCTGAAATTAAACAGGAGTTACTCGAAAGAGGTAAAAAAAGAGGTATTTTAACTTATAAGGATATTATGGACTATCTTCAGGGATTTGACTTAACCTCAGAGCAAATCGATGAGTACTACGAGAAGATTATAGCTATGGGGATTGAGATAGTTGACGATGTCGATGAAGAGGATATTTCTGAGCTGGCTATGCAAACTGCTGAAAAAGAAGATGACACTGAAAAAGAAGCGGAAGATATCGATTTGGAAGTTTCACTCCCAGAAGGGATTAGCGTCAGTGATCCTGTGCGAATGTACCTTAAAGAAATAGGTAGAGTTCCACTTTTGTCAGGACAAGAGGAAATCGAACTGGCAAAGCGTATGGAACAAAATGACGAAGAAGCAAAGAGGTTGCTTGTGGAAGCCAACCTTAGACTAGTTGTCAGTATCGCTAAGCGATATGTAGGTAGAGGTATGCTGTTTTTAGATCTTATACAAGAAGGGAACCTAGGCCTTATAAAAGCAGTTGAAAAGTTTGACTATAGAAAAGGTTATAAATTTAGCACCTACGCAACTTGGTGGATCAGGCAGGCAATAACTAGGGCTATTGCTGACCAGGCTCGCACAATTCGTATCCCAGTTCATATGGTTGAAACTATCAACAAACTTATCCGAGTTTCTAGGCAGCTAGTGCAGGATAAGGGTAAAGAACCTACACCAGAGGAAATTGGTAAGGAGATGGGATTAGAACCAGAGCGTGTAAGAGAAATTCTAAAAATTGCACAGGAACCAGTTTCTTTAGAAACACCGATTGGTGAGGAAGATGATAGTCACTTAGGAGACTTTATTGAAGATCAAGATGCTAAAGCGCCTGCTGATGTAGCTGCTTTTGAACTTCTAAAAGGTCAGCTTGAGGATGTGTTAGACACATTGACTGATCGTGAAGAAAGTGTCCTTAGGTTAAGATTTGGAATTGATGATGGAAAGCCAAGAACTTTAGAAGAGGTAGGGCAGGTCTTTGGTGTGACCAGAGAAAGAATTAGGCAGATTGAGGCTAAGGCCCTTAGAAAATTAAGACATCCAAGTAGAAGTAAAAGATTAAAGGATTATCTTGAGTAA